In Alkalihalobacillus sp. TS-13, the following are encoded in one genomic region:
- a CDS encoding phosphotransferase family protein, with protein sequence MKSKVNVLKHILGSGWQVKPAGGATGEAYIAQYGEEKIFLKRNSSPFLAVLSAEGIVPKLLWTKRLENGDVITAQHWLNGRELKAAEMNQQLVAKLLSKIHRSQELLSMLRRIGKQPLTPEAVLEELFHRTQQNNQYQKEIEPYLDYLSTHIGEVQTDQFVVCHGDVNHNNWLISDQNRLFLIDWDGAMIADPALDLAMLLYWYVPDEEWDQWLRSYGIPLTRSLKIRMHWYIVAQTIESIYWHCERGQEEQAKYWMNYLVQLDKQIYH encoded by the coding sequence ATGAAATCGAAGGTGAACGTATTGAAACACATATTAGGAAGCGGCTGGCAGGTCAAGCCTGCGGGTGGTGCAACCGGTGAAGCCTATATCGCACAATATGGAGAAGAGAAAATCTTCTTGAAAAGAAACTCGTCACCATTCCTTGCTGTATTATCGGCAGAGGGGATCGTTCCGAAGCTTTTATGGACAAAGCGGTTGGAAAATGGGGACGTCATAACTGCTCAACACTGGTTGAACGGTAGAGAGCTTAAAGCTGCAGAGATGAACCAACAGTTAGTTGCGAAACTGCTTTCCAAAATTCATCGTTCACAAGAATTGCTTTCAATGTTACGCAGGATAGGAAAACAACCCTTGACGCCTGAAGCTGTATTAGAGGAACTATTCCATCGGACACAACAAAACAATCAATATCAGAAAGAAATAGAACCTTATTTGGATTATTTATCAACTCATATCGGTGAAGTCCAAACGGACCAATTTGTTGTTTGTCATGGTGATGTGAACCATAATAATTGGCTTATTTCAGATCAGAATAGATTGTTTCTGATTGACTGGGATGGCGCGATGATTGCTGACCCGGCGTTGGATCTTGCTATGCTGCTTTATTGGTATGTTCCTGATGAAGAATGGGATCAATGGCTGCGTTCCTATGGCATCCCATTGACACGTTCGTTAAAAATAAGAATGCACTGGTATATCGTAGCCCAAACAATCGAGTCGATTTACTGGCATTGTGAACGCGGACAGGAAGAACAAGCAAAATATTGGATGAATTACCTCGTTCAATTGGATAAACAAATTTATCATTGA
- the trmB gene encoding tRNA (guanosine(46)-N7)-methyltransferase TrmB, which yields MRLRNKPWAQDKIDDNPQVVVSNPENWKGKWHEIFENDNPICIEVGTGKGQFITEMAKLHPNANFIGIERQKSIIVSAIDKISESGQKNARLINVNAMHLINFFDKEEVHRVYLNFSDPWPKNRHEKRRLTHESFLKAYEEVLIPGGDIHFKTDNQGLFEYSLHSFSKYRLILNNVSLDLHRSDFIGNVMTEYEEKFSAMGNRIYRCEAEYRTH from the coding sequence ATGCGTCTTAGAAATAAACCATGGGCACAAGATAAAATAGATGACAATCCACAAGTTGTGGTATCTAATCCAGAAAACTGGAAGGGTAAATGGCATGAAATTTTTGAAAACGACAATCCGATTTGCATTGAAGTAGGGACAGGAAAAGGACAATTCATTACAGAAATGGCTAAATTGCACCCAAATGCTAACTTTATCGGAATTGAAAGACAGAAAAGCATCATCGTCTCTGCGATTGATAAAATTAGTGAATCAGGGCAAAAAAATGCCCGTCTGATCAATGTAAATGCGATGCATCTCATCAATTTTTTTGATAAAGAAGAAGTTCATCGGGTCTATTTGAATTTTTCTGATCCGTGGCCGAAAAATCGCCATGAAAAACGCAGGTTGACCCATGAATCCTTTTTGAAAGCGTATGAAGAAGTGCTGATACCTGGTGGAGATATACATTTCAAAACGGATAATCAAGGGCTTTTTGAATACTCCCTCCATAGTTTTTCGAAATACAGATTGATTCTGAACAACGTCAGTCTGGATTTGCACCGGAGTGATTTTATAGGAAACGTGATGACAGAATATGAGGAGAAATTTTCGGCGATGGGCAATCGGATCTATCGTTGTGAAGCTGAATACCGGACGCATTAA
- a CDS encoding diacylglycerol kinase family protein, producing MQKFYIFIINPKAGNGKGEKVWKKVKRELQKQNIPYRSFFTQRVGHGKDIAQQMSHIHHEHLKGIVTVGGDGTMHEVINGLSQYPEIPVSFISAGSGNDFARGFKIPRNTIQALIHITSKKARIRRYDLGEYRLGNRKHKANLFTSSIGIGFDGEVAKRTNESKYKGILNKVGLGSLSYIITVLKLTMKYEPSHLKIKVDGLEHDFSNVWLVATTNIQYYGGGMKICPDARPDDGLLNICIVHNLSRKKLFFLFGTVFLGLHTKLKEVTLLKGKEMDVESSVPLTMHADGELIGSTPIKIRVHPRRLMVK from the coding sequence ATGCAAAAGTTCTATATATTCATCATCAATCCCAAGGCTGGAAACGGCAAAGGGGAAAAGGTTTGGAAAAAAGTAAAGCGGGAATTGCAAAAGCAGAACATTCCCTATCGAAGTTTCTTTACACAAAGGGTGGGCCATGGAAAAGATATCGCTCAACAAATGTCCCATATTCATCATGAACACTTGAAAGGGATCGTAACAGTTGGGGGAGATGGAACGATGCATGAGGTCATCAACGGGTTGAGTCAGTATCCTGAAATACCGGTTTCTTTCATCTCAGCAGGATCGGGTAACGATTTTGCTAGAGGCTTCAAAATACCAAGAAATACGATTCAAGCACTTATACATATCACTTCAAAAAAAGCGAGAATCAGACGATATGATTTAGGAGAGTATCGCCTTGGCAATCGGAAACACAAAGCCAACTTGTTTACCAGTTCGATTGGTATCGGTTTTGATGGGGAAGTGGCAAAACGGACAAACGAATCGAAATATAAGGGGATCTTGAATAAAGTTGGACTTGGGTCTTTATCATACATAATCACAGTTTTAAAATTAACGATGAAATACGAACCGTCCCATTTGAAAATAAAAGTAGACGGATTAGAACATGATTTTAGTAATGTATGGCTCGTCGCAACGACTAATATCCAATACTATGGCGGTGGAATGAAGATATGTCCAGATGCAAGACCGGATGATGGTCTATTGAATATCTGCATCGTCCATAACCTATCCAGGAAAAAGCTTTTCTTTTTATTCGGTACCGTTTTCCTGGGTTTACATACGAAATTAAAAGAAGTCACGTTGCTGAAAGGGAAAGAAATGGACGTAGAATCAAGTGTTCCATTAACGATGCATGCTGATGGGGAACTTATCGGTTCCACACCAATCAAGATCAGAGTCCACCCAAGACGGTTAATGGTTAAGTGA
- a CDS encoding MBL fold metallo-hydrolase, with amino-acid sequence METLQFGDVTLHWLNGGVTHMDGGAMFGVVPKPLWSKKYPVNETNQIELRTDPIFFQYEGKNILIESGMGNNKLTDKQKRNYGVNEESHIDHELAHFNLTTDDIDLVLMTHMHFDHACGLTKKDGDKLVSTFKNATIYTSETEWEEMRKPNIRSKNTYWEMNWKGIENQVETYRERVEVLPGLNMIHTGGHSDGHSIIYFEQGEDKLFHMADLMPTHAHKNPLWVLAYDDYPMTSIGQKQEWISKGMEEDAWFTFYHDAIYRAVKFDEQGEIIAKVHRDK; translated from the coding sequence ATGGAAACGCTTCAATTTGGAGATGTAACACTACACTGGCTGAATGGCGGAGTAACTCATATGGATGGCGGAGCAATGTTTGGAGTTGTCCCTAAGCCGTTATGGAGCAAAAAGTATCCTGTCAACGAAACAAATCAAATCGAACTTCGAACCGATCCGATCTTTTTTCAATATGAAGGGAAGAACATTTTAATCGAATCCGGGATGGGGAACAATAAGCTTACAGATAAACAGAAGAGAAATTATGGTGTGAATGAAGAATCACATATTGATCATGAGTTGGCTCACTTCAACCTTACAACGGATGATATCGATCTTGTTTTGATGACCCATATGCATTTCGATCATGCATGTGGTTTGACGAAAAAGGATGGCGATAAGCTTGTTTCCACGTTTAAAAATGCAACGATCTACACTTCTGAAACAGAGTGGGAAGAAATGAGAAAGCCGAATATCCGTTCAAAAAATACATATTGGGAAATGAACTGGAAGGGAATCGAGAACCAGGTGGAAACGTATCGGGAGCGTGTAGAGGTTCTGCCAGGACTCAATATGATCCATACAGGCGGCCATAGTGATGGTCATTCGATCATTTATTTTGAACAAGGGGAAGACAAGCTTTTCCACATGGCAGATTTGATGCCTACCCATGCTCATAAAAATCCTCTATGGGTTCTTGCGTATGATGATTATCCAATGACCTCAATCGGTCAAAAGCAAGAATGGATCAGTAAAGGTATGGAAGAGGATGCTTGGTTCACTTTTTATCACGATGCGATTTACCGTGCAGTCAAGTTCGATGAGCAAGGTGAAATCATTGCAAAGGTACACCGTGATAAATGA
- a CDS encoding YtzH-like family protein has protein sequence MPLQVSDQLSLLADIIRSHQLDQCGSTSECQQLERLTNSLLQNPQTPLELRETLMAIQTYSQNGGQSPSLDQHIIQSNGDLNQWMNVIDNM, from the coding sequence ATGCCGTTACAAGTTAGCGATCAACTATCATTGCTTGCGGATATTATAAGAAGCCACCAATTGGACCAATGTGGGTCAACTTCAGAGTGTCAACAGTTGGAACGTCTAACGAATTCTCTCCTCCAAAACCCACAAACACCGCTTGAACTTCGAGAGACCTTGATGGCAATCCAAACATACAGTCAAAACGGTGGACAGTCTCCATCACTGGATCAGCATATTATCCAATCAAATGGTGATCTGAACCAATGGATGAATGTAATCGATAATATGTAA
- a CDS encoding PepSY domain-containing protein: protein MKTSTILYTCIGFLAGALLTKQLSSRKITPEAALNKVKKNVPARVSGSWIYTTKEPADLNGLSYDVYRGGFTRSTSSGEEHFLFTVDADTGSVLEVSSTTI, encoded by the coding sequence TTGAAAACATCTACCATCCTCTACACTTGTATCGGTTTTTTAGCCGGTGCCTTACTTACGAAACAATTAAGTTCACGTAAGATCACACCTGAAGCTGCACTGAACAAGGTCAAAAAGAATGTGCCTGCAAGAGTGAGCGGCTCCTGGATTTATACAACAAAGGAACCAGCAGATTTAAACGGTCTGTCCTATGACGTCTATAGAGGCGGATTCACACGCTCAACCTCATCTGGTGAAGAACATTTCCTTTTTACAGTAGATGCAGATACCGGTTCTGTACTTGAAGTCTCTAGTACAACTATATAA
- the queD gene encoding 6-carboxytetrahydropterin synthase QueD: protein MDFQIPKKVERIDEDIQRNELKYHHKRVAVTKEFTFDAAHHLHCYEGKCKSLHGHTYKLVITISGYVDNIGLTIDFGEIKQIFKEEIDLKLDHRYLNEVLPNMNTTAENMIVWIWEQLEKRLKTHYHERGTRIEELKLYETPTSYATLKREWMEND from the coding sequence ATGGACTTTCAAATTCCGAAGAAAGTGGAGCGGATTGACGAAGATATACAACGTAATGAGTTGAAATATCACCATAAGCGTGTAGCTGTCACGAAAGAATTCACATTCGATGCCGCACACCACTTGCACTGCTATGAAGGGAAATGCAAAAGCCTTCACGGCCACACGTACAAACTGGTCATCACCATCAGCGGTTATGTGGACAATATCGGATTGACGATCGACTTCGGTGAAATCAAGCAAATTTTTAAAGAGGAAATTGATTTGAAACTGGACCATCGTTATTTAAACGAGGTATTACCGAATATGAACACAACGGCTGAAAACATGATCGTATGGATCTGGGAGCAGCTGGAGAAGCGTCTAAAGACACACTATCATGAACGGGGAACGAGGATCGAGGAGTTGAAACTATACGAAACTCCAACAAGTTATGCAACATTGAAACGAGAGTGGATGGAAAATGACTAA
- a CDS encoding radical SAM protein, with amino-acid sequence MTKQIIIPDKTEYMEWELPMVEIFETVEGEGSMAGFPTVFVRVFHCNLRCTWCDTTYSYAPAKEEYKATINQIIEKIKTFSSHRICFTGGEPLIHGKKSAALLVAMCELEKIKDVHIETNGAIDLEQFETLRVENEAVGTKARFIMDFKLPDSGEMDRMIYSNFEILKPQDEIKFVIGDDEDFKVATSVVKEHHKSGQVLYSPVWETMPPQKLVEKILTEPLPDVKLSLQMHKVIWHPDQRGV; translated from the coding sequence ATGACTAAACAGATAATAATTCCAGATAAAACGGAATATATGGAATGGGAGCTTCCTATGGTCGAAATTTTTGAGACTGTTGAAGGAGAAGGGAGCATGGCTGGTTTTCCGACGGTTTTTGTCCGGGTATTCCACTGTAACCTTCGTTGCACATGGTGTGATACCACATACAGCTATGCACCGGCTAAGGAAGAGTACAAAGCGACAATCAACCAAATCATAGAAAAGATCAAAACCTTCTCAAGTCACAGAATTTGTTTTACAGGTGGCGAACCCTTGATTCATGGGAAAAAGTCGGCAGCTCTTCTTGTGGCAATGTGTGAGTTAGAGAAGATTAAGGATGTGCATATTGAAACGAACGGCGCAATTGATTTGGAACAATTTGAAACGCTGCGTGTCGAGAATGAAGCAGTAGGGACAAAAGCGCGTTTCATCATGGATTTCAAGCTTCCGGATTCCGGGGAAATGGATCGGATGATTTATAGTAATTTTGAAATCCTTAAACCTCAAGATGAAATCAAATTCGTGATCGGGGATGATGAGGACTTTAAAGTGGCGACATCTGTCGTTAAGGAACATCACAAGTCAGGGCAAGTGCTATATAGTCCTGTCTGGGAAACGATGCCACCGCAAAAACTAGTTGAAAAAATACTAACAGAACCGCTTCCGGATGTGAAGCTCAGCTTACAGATGCACAAAGTTATCTGGCACCCGGATCAGAGAGGAGTTTGA